Proteins encoded by one window of Halomonas sp. SH5A2:
- a CDS encoding ABC transporter ATP-binding protein — protein MNAPSEAIAANPTPTQNEKSDDSLLQIRGLKKRFSLSGDFLEQLRFKGGKLVRHQEYVHAINGVDLDIKRGEALCVVGESGCGKSTVARMVMGLITPSEGEIRYGGERIDNLSSRQLLPYRKRMQMIFQNPYASLNPRMTIQQTLEEPLRLHHPDWNREKIEAKVDDVMQSVGIDPDWGKRFGHEFSGGQRQRIAIARALAVDPEFIVADEPISALDVSIQAQVLNLLMEAQQERNLTYLFITHDLAVVEHFGTRVAVMYLGTVCEIATTATLFEKPRHPYTQALLSAIPRLEDDRPQHIRLSGEVPTPVDLPSGCVFHGRCPHANARCKQEIPVLQTQDDGTRVACHAVEEGRL, from the coding sequence ATGAATGCCCCCTCTGAGGCCATAGCGGCCAACCCGACGCCGACCCAAAACGAGAAAAGTGACGACTCGCTGCTGCAGATTCGCGGCTTGAAAAAGCGCTTTTCATTGTCGGGCGATTTTCTTGAACAGCTACGCTTCAAGGGTGGCAAGCTGGTTCGCCACCAGGAATACGTGCACGCCATCAACGGCGTCGATCTCGATATCAAACGCGGCGAAGCACTTTGCGTGGTAGGTGAGTCCGGCTGCGGCAAGTCCACCGTCGCGCGCATGGTCATGGGGTTGATTACCCCCTCAGAAGGCGAGATTCGCTACGGCGGCGAGCGTATTGACAACCTGAGCTCGCGGCAGCTACTGCCCTACCGCAAGCGCATGCAGATGATCTTCCAGAACCCCTATGCGTCGCTCAACCCGCGCATGACCATCCAGCAGACGCTGGAAGAACCGCTTCGGCTTCATCATCCGGATTGGAATCGCGAGAAAATCGAAGCCAAAGTCGACGATGTCATGCAATCGGTAGGCATTGACCCGGACTGGGGCAAGCGCTTCGGCCACGAATTTTCTGGCGGCCAACGCCAGCGTATTGCCATTGCCCGCGCATTGGCCGTCGACCCTGAGTTTATCGTTGCCGATGAGCCCATTTCCGCGCTGGACGTCTCCATTCAGGCGCAGGTGCTCAACCTGCTCATGGAAGCTCAGCAAGAGCGCAACCTGACCTACCTGTTTATCACCCACGACCTGGCAGTCGTCGAACATTTCGGCACCCGCGTCGCCGTCATGTACCTGGGCACGGTGTGTGAGATTGCCACCACGGCGACACTGTTTGAAAAGCCGCGCCACCCTTATACACAGGCGTTGCTGTCGGCGATTCCACGGCTTGAAGATGACCGTCCCCAGCACATCCGCCTTTCAGGCGAAGTGCCCACACCGGTTGATCTGCCCAGCGGCTGCGTATTTCATGGCCGCTGCCCTCATGCCAATGCGCGCTGTAAACAGGAAATCCCTGTCCTGCAGACACAGGATGACGGCACGCGCGTTGCATGCCACGCTGTTGAAGAAGGCCGCCTATGA
- a CDS encoding LysR family transcriptional regulator → MEIRWLEDFIALARTRHFSRAADEQNVTQPTFSRRIKLLEEEMGVTLINRQTLPLSLTPAGDEFLLLCEQVTDRVRLTRDRVREISAGQKRRIMVAAPQSLLGQFLPEWLATTGWQERVQPYLRATGWVASDYFQALQHGECDLAICYWPIGRCDLDIDTSACTYRVIGHERLIPVTGVDEHSAPRALLPGTRQQPLPWLAYPQRGLLGSAVTAHLARLPQSSYLNAQSENLYAAGIKELVLLGYGMSWLPERNVEAELRQGSLVRAGDSRWDVPMELRLYRHQGQHHGELDAFWSELPHFRTY, encoded by the coding sequence ATGGAAATTCGCTGGCTAGAAGACTTTATCGCCCTGGCCAGAACGCGACACTTCTCCCGCGCTGCCGATGAACAGAACGTCACACAACCCACTTTTTCCCGGCGTATCAAGCTGCTGGAAGAGGAAATGGGCGTGACACTGATAAACCGGCAAACACTGCCGCTTTCATTGACCCCGGCGGGAGACGAGTTCTTGCTGCTATGCGAACAGGTGACTGACCGCGTACGCCTGACGCGAGACCGCGTTCGGGAAATCAGCGCAGGGCAGAAGCGACGCATCATGGTGGCTGCCCCACAAAGCCTGCTGGGGCAGTTTTTGCCCGAGTGGCTAGCTACGACCGGCTGGCAGGAGCGTGTTCAACCCTACCTGCGCGCCACGGGGTGGGTGGCCAGCGATTACTTTCAAGCCCTCCAGCACGGCGAATGTGACTTGGCGATCTGCTACTGGCCGATTGGTCGCTGTGATCTGGACATCGACACCAGCGCCTGTACCTACCGCGTCATCGGCCATGAACGGCTGATTCCGGTGACCGGTGTCGACGAACACTCGGCGCCGAGAGCGTTATTGCCCGGGACTCGCCAGCAGCCACTCCCCTGGCTCGCCTACCCTCAACGGGGCCTGCTGGGCTCGGCAGTGACTGCGCACCTGGCGCGATTACCCCAGAGCAGCTATCTCAATGCGCAAAGCGAAAACCTGTATGCGGCGGGCATCAAGGAGCTCGTGCTGCTCGGCTACGGGATGAGCTGGCTGCCCGAACGCAACGTCGAGGCTGAGCTGCGCCAGGGTAGTCTGGTCCGCGCGGGCGACAGCCGCTGGGACGTCCCCATGGAGCTTCGCCTGTACCGCCACCAAGGCCAGCACCATGGAGAGCTGGACGCCTTCTGGAGTGAACTCCCACACTTTCGCACTTACTAG
- the pepQ gene encoding Xaa-Pro dipeptidase translates to MSSQLYRLQQEHLTRLQRDYTVLLDEHQLDSLAIYSGHANAYFADDQAPAFQTYGHFMHWVPLADVQHSWLVIRPHQRPQLYLYAPADFWHLPTRLPEEPWVDEFDIHLCSDHVSPTLDGHAAIIGDVAQLPSASLKAQLNPATLLNRLDELRIVKSGYEIACLREANRLAIAGHEAAQAAFLGASGELDIQLAYLAASRQRESAVPYQNIIGLNDHAGVLHYQHYDTTPPRRRHSLLVDAGRRFRGYCADITRTHAGPDAPALFGELVSAVHGLKDKLVQGVTAGSDFIALHEQMHQRLGDILIDHDLFRGSREQAVAEGVTRAFCPHGLGHSLGLQVHDVAGLRHPDGTAAPAPNEHPALRLTRTLSSGMVVTIEPGLYFIPMLLAPLRETSLPINWTLVDHCMPCGGIRIEDNIVVTDQGPDNLTP, encoded by the coding sequence ATGTCATCGCAACTATATCGGTTACAGCAAGAGCATCTGACACGCCTGCAGCGCGACTATACCGTCCTGCTTGACGAGCACCAGCTCGACAGCCTGGCGATCTACAGCGGGCACGCCAACGCCTACTTTGCCGACGATCAGGCACCCGCCTTCCAGACCTACGGCCATTTCATGCACTGGGTGCCACTGGCCGACGTGCAGCACAGCTGGCTGGTAATACGCCCACACCAGCGGCCACAACTTTACCTCTATGCCCCGGCGGACTTTTGGCACCTGCCGACTCGGCTTCCCGAAGAACCCTGGGTCGACGAATTTGATATCCACCTCTGCAGCGACCACGTTAGCCCCACGCTGGATGGCCACGCCGCGATTATCGGCGACGTGGCGCAGCTACCCAGCGCCAGCCTGAAGGCGCAGTTGAACCCTGCCACACTGTTGAATCGGCTGGACGAGCTTCGCATCGTCAAATCCGGCTATGAAATCGCCTGCCTACGTGAAGCCAACCGGCTCGCAATCGCCGGGCATGAGGCCGCCCAGGCAGCCTTCCTGGGCGCGTCAGGCGAACTGGATATCCAACTTGCCTACCTGGCCGCTAGCCGCCAGCGCGAGTCGGCGGTTCCTTATCAGAATATTATCGGCCTGAACGATCATGCGGGCGTCCTCCACTACCAGCATTATGACACGACCCCGCCCAGGCGACGCCATAGTCTGCTTGTCGATGCAGGAAGACGCTTTCGTGGTTACTGCGCGGATATTACCCGCACCCACGCCGGGCCAGACGCCCCGGCGCTGTTCGGCGAACTGGTAAGCGCCGTGCACGGGCTGAAAGATAAACTGGTTCAAGGCGTCACAGCGGGTTCGGATTTCATCGCGCTGCACGAGCAAATGCATCAGCGGCTGGGCGATATTTTGATCGACCATGACCTTTTCCGTGGCAGCCGTGAACAGGCCGTTGCCGAAGGTGTCACGCGCGCTTTCTGCCCGCATGGGCTGGGGCATTCACTGGGATTACAGGTGCATGACGTGGCCGGTTTACGCCACCCAGACGGCACTGCTGCGCCAGCGCCCAACGAGCATCCGGCGCTTCGTCTCACGCGTACGCTTTCCAGCGGCATGGTCGTGACCATCGAGCCCGGGCTATATTTTATTCCCATGCTGCTGGCGCCCCTGCGTGAGACATCGCTGCCCATCAACTGGACACTGGTGGATCACTGCATGCCCTGCGGTGGCATTCGCATTGAAGACAATATTGTCGTGACCGACCAGGGGCCGGATAACTTGACTCCTTAA
- a CDS encoding OmpW/AlkL family protein: MNQFKIVSAAVITAGFAMASQAALAYTAGDVFVRGGVAKTDIASDDSNVGGADFDVESENGYSYGVGYLFHDKFGVELNSGEGYEHDLTTAAGDAGSVERLPVNALFNYYPMGGVDSRIQPYVGVGLNYTNFYSEDIAAGVKVDDSYGAIGQAGLDLAVTDNILLNGYVSYADVDADITDGSGNNIGAVDIDPVTVGGGVTYRF, encoded by the coding sequence ATGAACCAATTTAAAATTGTATCTGCCGCTGTGATTACCGCTGGCTTTGCCATGGCAAGCCAAGCCGCGCTTGCATACACCGCGGGTGATGTTTTTGTTCGCGGTGGGGTCGCTAAAACGGACATCGCTTCCGACGACAGCAATGTAGGGGGAGCAGACTTCGACGTTGAAAGTGAAAACGGCTATAGCTACGGCGTTGGCTATCTGTTCCATGACAAATTCGGCGTCGAGCTAAATAGCGGTGAAGGCTATGAGCATGACTTGACGACGGCCGCCGGTGATGCCGGTAGCGTTGAGCGCCTGCCGGTTAATGCGCTGTTCAACTACTACCCGATGGGCGGTGTCGATTCGCGTATTCAGCCCTACGTAGGCGTAGGTCTTAACTACACCAACTTCTATAGCGAAGACATTGCTGCCGGTGTCAAAGTTGACGACAGCTATGGTGCGATCGGCCAGGCGGGCCTTGATCTGGCCGTGACAGACAACATCTTGCTTAACGGCTATGTCAGCTATGCCGACGTGGACGCCGACATTACAGATGGCAGTGGTAACAACATTGGTGCCGTGGATATCGATCCGGTGACCGTTGGTGGTGGTGTTACATACCGCTTCTAA
- a CDS encoding AAA family ATPase yields the protein MAFDSTSSYIATDALKQAVNAAVVLERPLLIKGEPGTGKTLLAEELAESLGTQLITWHIKSSTKAAQGLYEYDAVSRLRDSQLGVEGVENVANYIKPGKLWEAFSSGERVVLLIDEIDKADIEFPNDLLQELDRMEFHVYETGETIRAEYRPIIVITSNNEKELPDAFLRRCFFHYIEFPDRETMQAIVDVHFPDIAPRLVSEALEVFFDLRDAPGLKKKPSTSELVDWLKLLMADDIAQEALYNRDPSKALPPMAGALVKNEQDTQLLERLAFMIRRQKGRGR from the coding sequence ATGGCGTTTGACTCCACCTCTTCCTATATTGCCACTGATGCGCTCAAGCAGGCGGTCAATGCTGCCGTGGTGCTTGAGCGCCCGCTGTTGATCAAGGGCGAGCCGGGCACCGGCAAGACCCTGCTGGCCGAAGAACTGGCCGAGTCGCTCGGTACCCAGTTGATCACCTGGCACATCAAGTCCAGCACCAAAGCGGCCCAGGGGCTTTATGAGTACGATGCGGTAAGCCGTCTGCGTGATTCGCAGCTGGGCGTTGAAGGCGTGGAGAATGTTGCCAACTACATCAAGCCCGGCAAGCTATGGGAAGCCTTTAGCTCCGGCGAGCGGGTGGTGTTGCTGATCGACGAGATCGACAAGGCCGATATCGAGTTCCCCAACGATCTGCTCCAGGAGCTGGATCGGATGGAGTTTCACGTTTACGAGACCGGCGAAACCATTCGCGCCGAGTACCGCCCGATCATCGTCATCACCTCCAATAACGAAAAAGAGCTGCCCGACGCCTTTTTGCGCCGCTGCTTTTTCCACTACATCGAATTCCCCGACCGGGAAACCATGCAGGCGATTGTGGATGTGCACTTCCCGGATATCGCCCCTAGGCTTGTCAGCGAAGCCCTGGAAGTCTTCTTCGACCTGCGTGACGCCCCGGGACTCAAGAAAAAGCCCTCAACCTCGGAACTGGTCGATTGGCTTAAATTGCTGATGGCCGACGATATTGCCCAGGAAGCACTGTATAACCGCGACCCGTCAAAAGCACTGCCGCCGATGGCCGGTGCCCTGGTCAAAAACGAGCAGGATACCCAACTGCTCGAGCGCCTGGCGTTTATGATCCGTCGCCAGAAAGGCAGAGGCCGCTAA